agatcacattttactACAAAGTAAAGCagaaactttttcttgccactgtaacattttgtctactgatataaaaacactgttttgaaTATTGCATTTTTTCTTCTGACCCACTGAACAGGGCTGAGCAGGCAGTTTAATTTCTTAGATTTTTTAATATACCTCACTTTTAAGGGTCTGTCGCAGTAAATTTGTCTATTCAAAAaccagttaaaagaaaacagttaaGTCAACATGTGAATGTTAAATTTTATTATGGACTTACAAAAGaaggttcacacacacacatttataaattaatacTGGCAACCATCAAGCATACCACTCAAGGAGTCTCTTTATATTGAAATGGTCAtaatcaaaatttaaaaaaagtaaaatcataaATAGAGTATTtacagattaaaaagaaaatcagtttcaCTTAAATACATTCAGTACTATCCCTCTGTTCCTAGCTTCTTTGGCCAAAAATGGGCATAATGAATCCCAGCATTACTTGGTCGGCTGTGTCAGACGTTTGCAGCATAAGGTTTTCAAAAGGTAACATTTTGGATTATATTTGGATAGAGACACTTTGTGCTTTGGTAATGTACAATTGTGTACATAAGACCTGTGAAATGTGAGCTGCTGATACCACTTAGGTGTATTTGCACTCCTGAGTGATACACATTCACTTTAACATTTGATATTAGTCCTTCTTATATTCAGGAAACTCAGACCTGGACAGCTGAGCATCACTTTTCATTAAAGTAACTAATTGCACCATGCTGGTGTAAACGGTGTGAAAATATGTCAGAGAGGTGGCGTGACACAAATTATTCCTTTACCGTTCATGCTCTGGTGACTACTCTTTGGATGGAGGGTAATCACTCACAGGCACTGAGAGAACACAAACATGACGCTgaagaaacatttgtttgatgGCCATTCAGCCACACACTGAAATCTGCCGACGCGTAATCCTCATCAAGCACAGCGACCATCTCCACTCAAGCTTTTATTGACAAGTCTGAGATTTTAACCAATCACGAAGACTCCTGTGCTCTCTGTCTCGGCTCTTCAGGGTTCCTTCATGATGCAGACGTACATCGTGGTGAGGAAGTACTTCAGCGACTCGATGACAGAGGACAACCAGTGGTGTTCAGGACTGAGATCCTTCTTCACCACGCATTTTGAGATCTCTgcctgaaaaaagaaaataatttaactatTTGATCCCAGTAAAGCtcaaaagaagacaaaacagtgCTACTGGTATTCCCTACAGGTACTGGTGGTCTTGAAAGGGATCTGTATGTAGTAGTATGTAagcaataatacaaaatgtgaCTAGAGTGTACTAGACATTTTCAAATTCATTAAAGTTTCCATCtattattttagtgtttctagtgagatatatatatatatatatatatatatatatatatatatatatatatatatatatatatattttactttttcatttttaggtAAGTCATTTGAATTTGAGGATTTGATATTAGTCTCAGTGTCCACCTGCTCTCAACCATAATACACAGACTTCATCTGCAGATGTAGTTTGCTCTACTGTCAATTTTCTGAATATTAAACCTAAATTTTCTGAATTTGTAAATGCTGAAAAAATGAATCACGTTTCTGAAATTGAATAAGAGCATACGATTGATGAGTGATGATTTCACTGAATCAGCAAAAAAGTACAGCTGCAGCTCAAAAATGCATCATTACATAATACATTATCTCTTAACTGAGAgcaccacagaaaaaaaaaaaaaaaaacactgcagatttcTGCATGAGATTAAGCAACAGACGTTGCAGCAGATTGTGAGGAACTCAGTTTTCTTTCTGAGTATGCCATCATCAGATTTGATGTAAAATGAGGTCTCATCCATAAACAAGATAACATAAATTAGTCAAATATCTTCAGCAGAAGGAGGAACAGTTTCTCTCTTGGAGTCttcttaaatgtttcttttcatttattgttcGTTCCAAATTCCCCACAAAAACATCACTTAATAGCATACGTGCTGAATTTAGGTTTTTAGTTGTGGTGTAAACTAGAAGATTGCGTAATCAAAagtttttgaaacattttttaataatgctGCTCATGCATCATGTAATCAAAGTTAtcagcacatacagtagcagTCACTTACCCATCCTCCTCGTCTCTTCAGCCAGGGAACCAGGAACCTACGGACAAACTGTCCCAGACTGTCCACTATTATGTGAACTGTGGACGGATGTCCTTGTCTGACACAGTCGACTGCCAGGGCTCCAGCTACTGCATACATGGACACCACCTTACCCCATGTTATACctacaacaagaaaaataaaggttAATTCTGGGCTGTGATTGCTGGTTAACTTTGAGAGTCACTTTGAAGAACGGTGCATGTGCAGAAACTGTTTCAAACTCAACTTATGAGAAAGGTTTCTCTGTTCAACGCACATATGTTTACAACTTCAACAACTAATCCATTAATagattccctttttttttacaatgagagagaagaagaataagtgaaatttaactttttttgtggaaaaaaaatgattataGAAAAGAATTATTATTCAAAATCAGTGTATTTAATAGCTTAAAACATTTTAAGCTACTAAATTCAAGCTCTGTCTTCGACTCACAGTGCAGTTTGagaagtgagaaaagaaaaagaaatatcacaCCTCATCCACAAGACCTGAGCTTTAGGCTTCAGGACAGAACATTTCCTGACTGGAACTGATAAAATACCTCATTTATCCCAGCATAAACACTCATTTCCTGTTCTCCTGGGTGCCATTCCCAGTCCATGCCAAGCATTAACACCCACCTCTGCTGATGTTCAATGACCTGACATGACGCATGCAGGGCAGTGGGTGAACCTTGTACAAAATGGTTTTCCGTTCAACACTAAGGTGTCATAAAGAGtcataaagctgaaaaaaaacaattctttATCGtcatttttaaactaaataatcCAGTTTGATTGTTAAGGGCAGCCAGCTATTTTTAGCCAGAGTTTCCAGTGCAGCGTGGGTTGTTACAATGAGCGTCAGCGATGCAGTGGAAGATCTAATGGAATTAGCATCCTCTAGGTCAGCTTGCTTTGTCATGACTGTTCCTCAGAGCTGACCTCCAGTGTCTGACTGTGGCTTTAAGGGGATAGAGCTCTGGCCGAGCTTAAATGAGATAACCAACATGTCCGTGGAAGCTGTCCGAGTACGTCAGATCTCCCTCCCCGCTGAGATGCAGGCCAAGAATAGAGACAAGATTGTCAGGGATAAAGCTGCAAGAGGGAAGGGCGGAAGGAGAAGGAACAGAAGTGGGAGGCAGTGGAAGATAGATGGAGGAGAGACAAGCCGTGTTGATTTTACTGAGGGAGACCACAGTACAGATGGCTGGTTAACTGCTTCCAAAAATATGAGTTAGATTCACTGGACAtattgtttctttgtgctttggTAAGCTGTGTTAAGCACTTGGAggaacaatgatgatgatgaatatcAAAATGCTAAAAAAGTAGTAATAAACCAAATTCCagacagcaggaaaaacaaacttacAAGATTGTTTCTATTTATATCCAGGGCCTCAGGCTGAGACCCATCCCCAGAAGACTGGGTCAGCCCGGGTTCAACAGTTTGTTATTCCTCAGAAGGAATCCCACGCTGTTTCCAAAAATTACACCCTCATGACATCGACACAAACAAGTCCAGCCAGTACTCAGCCACGGAGATCAGATcttgttctgttcttttctcaaaaaaaaaaaaaaaagaaaaaagcactgCAGCCACACCATGTCATGTATCCCAGAGGACGTCAAAATGCCAATTCTGATTTAAACCTTGTACGAAACAGCCCAGCACTTTAAGCTCAGGCAGctttaaacaaactaatttgTATAAAACGTCATCAATCTTCTGGATGTAATATCAAAAGGGGGATGACGAGGACAGATCATTTGGTCGTCTCAAGATTTACTTCATTTGTCCCACAGCACAATAGCTGATAGTTTAGCCAAATTAGATCAGTTATTGTCAGACCATTAATTTAAGAGAGTACAATGAAAGaatgacagaataaataaataaatacaacaatctTCCTTTTCAACCCCTCATCATTTGTTGCTCTAAGAGTGATGTTCTTCTCCaagatcattttcttttttttttttttaaattttttttagaGCCTGGAAATGATCAAACCACAGGAATAAACAAGAATGACGCAATGAATAGATTTAGTTTCcttcacagataaaaaaaaaccaacataATTATGTGACTCTGCAGTTATGTGCTACGTCACTCTCTATATATGAAAGTTTGTAACCACATCATTAGTCCCATAGAGAAGGAAAATAGTCTTGTTCAATAAGTGAGGCAGTAACATCCAGTAAACATCATAAAACTGTCAACCAATCAGACAAAGCATCAGAGTTTCTAAAGTTAGTGAGTAACTCTAGATGTTCATGGGActaattgtgtgttttcatgaagTCTCACTCCACCTACGTATCACTTACACCCACTCCTTCTCACTAAAAGCACCTCTCAGCCGAAATGACCTGATGAAAACTGCAGAGAGACACCTTCTAAATCACAGACACGTCTTCCGTCAGCAGTCGGAGAATCAGTAGAAGCGCAAATCGCTTCCTGTGCTGGCAGCTCTAATTGAGCTGAACATCGctacatgtttagtttttccccgacaccaccatcatcatcgtcaGCAACACCTGCGGGTTCAGAACAAGCTGTGTACCTGTTGAGAAGATTTCCGTTGCCACGCCGATAAAAGCATCTGAAACCATGttctccatggcaacagagaTGTTGAGCTGCCGCGCCACATTCCTCCACAAACTGGGCTGTATACACTCCAGTTCGTCGCCTAGGTAACACAGGAAGAGCGCAGAGAAGCATCAGAAGTCTGTTAGAAAGACCACAGTTAATCTGGATGAATGAGACAAAGCAAATTATAGATGCAGTTTAGACCAATTATTTAAACACTCTGACAGGatgttaaagtaaaacattaatgTTTCTTCTGGTATCTCTTATGTCAGGGCTGTAGCAGATATTCTAACTGAGCCATGTCCTCCAGATATATCCTCCAAGTTCAACCCATAGTTTTTCCCAAGGCAATCACAGCTTAAACTATATATTAAATATCATATGTACAGAATCATTTGGAGTCTGAGGATTATTAAAACCagattatttcatttcatatgtATCAGTTGTCTGTTCCAGCTTTAGTGAGTCATTTATGTCTTCAGCCTCCTGTTATCTATTAACAGCAACTCTGCTTTTTACACCTCAGATCCCATCAGTGGTACTGAGCAGTGAGGTCACTGCAGCTTCCAGCTCAAGTCATGCCAGATGATTGCTCTACGCTAGATGATGAGGATTGGTTGATTGCTTTGAAAGCAATTAattcatctgtctgtgttaGACTGCAATGTTTCCTGTCCCTCGGTTTTAATATCAAAGTTTTGTATAAACATTAATTCTGCTAGTTTGATTTTTTGTATATAACTGAGCACAGACTcttgcagctgttttgttttgtatctgGCTGACATACAAACATTTAGCAGATAAAACATGGCTAGTATTTTATACAGATATGGACTGGATCCAGatgtaaattaatattttttcccCCACATGTAAACAAATACCAACACCGTTTTGAATATTGATTTTTACCTCTGAGCcacaaaattcaaaatgaaaccGATTAAAGCTTAAACCATAATGCAGCCACTTAATGACACTTGGGCCATTTACTACAGTTTTCTAACATTTTAACTCTATAGATGTTCATGCTTCACTTACCCAGACAGAGAAGCACCAAAGACACATCAGCAAGAGCTGCATTTGATGGGGAGAGGTTGAGTTCAGTTTTGGACCATCCCAGCCCGTTCTGGTTGAGTCTGGACAGGATGTAGTCCCTGCACAAGGCTTTGGACTGGGACACCAGCTCTTTCTCAGTCAGCGATCGGTCAAAGACATCCAGGACCTCTGCGGCAAAGACAGAAGACCGCCGCAGGACTTCCATGTCCTCCTGTGGGAGATGTGGGTCAGAGAGTGTCTGACCTCTCTGGATcagctgtgtctcagtgtgtcttCTCTTTATCCCAGAAGAGCAAAGTTTAACAGTGGAGACAAAATGGCAgctacaaagaaaagaaaactcttgTTTAGAGAAATCAGGCTACCTCTAAAGGCATTAATTAGAGAAGGTGATCCTTGATCAATCCAAGGAACAACATGACAGGCAGTTTGAGTGCTTACAGTATTAACTTCTGCTGCTACCACACACTGTCTTAGATTTAAAAGGAAATTGGGTGTAACAGTGACATGTAGACATTAGAATCTGGTCTAAAATCAGACCACAAACTTACATAATAATCTGATGGAGGCGTTATTGATGAGTCACATGGTGGGATTGTCCAGATATTGCTACACTTCACGGATTATGCAACACTCATATCACAATATGACAACGAAAATATTTTGTTGCTAAGGTAGGTAAATAGTCATATCTTGATATGAGATAAAATGCATAAATCATACGAGTATAATTTGCAAAGTGAATTGAAGTTGAAGTGTTAAACATCTCATCATGTAAGGCAAAATGCAACACTTACCCTCAACACTGCATCCACACTGGGATCCCAACGCAATGTGATAAATACGGTAATCGAGCTCCACTTAATCAATcagaaacttttaaaaacactgtggtgttttccaggaaaaaaacaaaaagctccGACAGCCGGAGAACCGCTGTTCATGTGGTCTCACAAACTGTGTCAGACAATGACAGAGCGCACGTCTcgctgattctccagctcctgctCATGTCTCATTTCCCGGAGAGCTCATGTCCTCTTCGATCCACTTATTTCTCTGAAAAGCACCGAGTGTGCGGTGAGGTGCACTTACACAACGCCTACCTGCTCCTCCACCTTCCCATTGGCGATCAGTGGGTGCGTTCGTTTTACGGCCGCGGAAAGCCCGGAGGCGGAATCTACCGCCTGGCTCCCAACAACCAAACAAGGCAGACGCACCACGGCGGAGAGAGGGAGGCAAATCAAAGAAATCTACGTTTTCATTCACAAGTCCGGCAACaaaccctgaaaaaaaaaacactcttaaGAAAATCTCTGATTATTTAAATAGTCCTGTGTTCACAtcttattaaatgtttgttccATCCTGTGCGTAAAATCCTCAAATCCTACAggttttcaacattttatacTGATGAGGAATGCGAGTCATTCAAATGGAGTTTCCCAGTCCAGGTGTGCAGGTTCCGCCTCTCACTCTGCAGCTGATCCTGTGCCAAAGTCTATGTGAGTGTTTCCTGCTGAGCGAGAAGTGCCGCACCTCCAATCCCGCGCACAgcaggtaataataataataataataatacaaagatTAAAGGGCTCTATTTTGTTATTTGTAGGATAcaagtgcattttaaaaaataattgtatCAAAATACATCATTGTAACTTTACATCAGCGCTTTgaagattttctttgttttattttcaaataaaaaaatgacctGATTTTATGATTAGGTGGTGTCGAAATTAAGAAAAGGGGTCAAGTAGGTGAGAAAGGCTGTTGTCTCTTCAAAGGCTATTTAATTCATTTCTCCCTCGTCTAAATAACCCTAATTCTCATACTTCAGGTAAGCTACAGATTTTGCTAAAAATGTCTCGatcacagtttattattatttttaccatTAACTGCGGttatctgttgttattttcttcctGTTGGCCGCGGGGTGGCGCTGTTTCTCACTTCTGTTTGTAGATCAAGGTTTAATTATAAAGAGATGATCTGAAGTTTTCAACTGTAAATAGAAATATAACCAGTATATCACATACAACACATTGTAATTAGTGTCTAGTGTGGTGGACTAACCGTTTTTTATCATAGTTTAATACCAGTATTGTactggactactgtaattcattattaatagtttctCCCAATAATtacttaaaaagcctccagtgaatccaaaatgctgcagccagagttctgactggaatcagtaagagagatcatatttctcctacgttagcttctctccactggctccctgtaaagtccagaatagagtttaaacagttctcctcacatataaagctcTTAATAATCAGACTCCATCgtatcttaaagacctcatagttccatattttgtccagtgcaggtctacttgtgctttctcctctctctctctctctctctctgtactcctctgcaggtatcctcggccttagagctcttcttttctctctcctctttccactcaccccaaccatttgaggcagatggccgcccaccctgaacctggatctgctggaggtttcttcatctaaagggagtttttcctctccattgttgcCTCGTCCTCAAAtggaattgttgggttttctatataattctgtatacagtcatattttgtaaggtctcacacctttaacactgtaaaatgtcttgagataacttctgttcgtattgtatttatattaaattttattgaattgaaacaatagtaataatagtagtggAAGAACTGCTCAGATCATTTACTTCGACTAAGTAAAAGTATCATTACCACAGTTTAGAATGTGAATACATGTCCATATTCATAAGTTTACTTCAGTAAAGTAGAAAAATTTAAGTACTAATTATGCACAATGGCTCATTTCacttttataattataatattaatcaatcaaaacatattttgaatCAGATAATATCAATttgaaaatctttaaaaactgtAGGGTAGTTTGTAAATTTCACACACAAGATGAAAGAGGTCTTAcgattatattatatattatgagTATTTAGCTGTGTTAATCAAaatctgaaaaggaaaaagtaacTGTAGATATAATCAATTATAATAATTGTGCTTAATTTGGGgtgtatattttattctggggctataatgataaaatattatttgattttcaagtttaaaaagtacaaataataaTGCCTCTTTATGAAATAGCTGTTTAAGCTGGTGTGACTTTAAGGGTCCCACTCTGCTTGTGGAATTAAACAAAGTAGATTTTTCTTCACAGCCGAAAAAATAGTTTCTGAGAGACATATCAACCTAATCTTAAACACAAGCAGTGTAATATGACCCCTTTAATGTTCAGGTTTTAAGAAAGACAGACTTAAGATGAGCTATCTAAATTGTCATatgtaaaaaagtgtttttatactgtttctATGACACCAGCTTCAACGTCTCATGAGGgagtaaaagagaaaattaaatttacatatttttgGTCAGATAGGGTGTAAACAtgcaataaagaaaagaaattgcTATGTTGCAACTATTATGCTATGTTTTGGAACATGATAATCGAGCATGCTTCCTTTGTTAGACACCACGGCTAACGACACATTAAATTTTTGCAAAAGACTGATGGAGTACCAGAGTGAAAAAACTATTGATTTATGAGCTTCGTGGCATTTGTGTTAGGCAatcttttctgctgtttcatgGACTGACACACTGAGAAATGCATGTACACATTCATACTCACTGAGTCAGTTCATTCATTAACAGCAGCcatgctgaaatgtttttttcaatcCGGAGGTATCCACCATATCTAATTTGTTGCCTAATTGAGAACAACCCATATGTCTCGAGGATGCTGTCTATTATCCGGTTGTGTTGTTGGGCAGAGAACTATGTTCAACAGACAACGTGGTGctgtttggttgttgtttggCTGTCTGTTTCAAGTCAATGCTAAACAGTCACAAGACCATGAAGAAGAGTGTATTGTAGTGTCCAGCTGTGCTACGAAAAGCAGCTGAGGATGTGGATAGAGACAATGAAACCAACTAATGCACACATTAGAGTCCAGTTTAAGTCTTTAAATCTGCACCAAAACATGTGAATTTAGACTGGAAAACAATATCTTTTAGTCAGAGTGCTTGTTTTGTACATTCATTGTTATTGCACATGAGGACTGTTTTGTTGCTTTGCTAAATACATGAGTTAACTTGTGTTGTCCAGGGCCTTTGCTGCACTTTTATGACACTGCTCAACGATGCAGCAGCTTTGGAAGAAATTCTTTATTACAAATTCTGACCTGCACTTGTATGAACAGCTACATCTCCCTTTGCTGGCTTCAGACATCaatgaatgaaactgaacaGTTAAAGATGTTTTAGAGTTATAAAGTTTGACTTGTGTCAACTCGGTTGCTTTTTCCCTTTTGTAACTTGCTAAATAAAACTTCGATTTGATTTGTGTgcattaataatataatatttataggTTTTCGGGCCTGCACTTGATGGCAGAGACACCATGTGTGTGCTAAACTGTCAAATGATATGTAAACAGACAGCAAtgcttcctccctccctccagtGCTCAAATTCCTCTCATTCCAGTCATCATTTCATTGTATTGTGCAGGTTGACGAGTAAATTTTTACCTCAATCTAGGTCTCACACCCATCACCTATTAGGAACAGGTAAAACTAGAGATGCAGGTGATCCTGTTGTAGCAGCAAGGGTTGGACAGAAACCCAGCCCCTGGGAGGGAAATGACGTTAGGTTTGTGAATGCAGCAGATCTGATGGCACCTTTGGCCCAAATTAGGTTTGATGTTCGATTAAAAAATGGATTttagtaaaattataaaatatgtgtatgtgtgcacagtTCACAGTTCGCATCAGATATTAATATTTCACCTCATTCTTAGTTATTCAGGTTAGTCATTCCACCTTTTTCTGCCTTGTTTCGTTCTGCAACCCCCTGACCCCATCCTTTCACCACCATTGATGAGACAGTCCAATCACAAACAGGCAAGGTGGAGCCTGGCATTGGAACAGGGTGTGGTCCTGAAACCAGCAAGGCCTGTAGTAATGCTCTGGGGTTTAAATTCAGTTGAATGAGATCAGTCTCACAGTTATCGTAGCGTGCTTCTCATTTTAACTTGTCTTTctacttttctctctgtctttcattgAATCCTTTTGGGTTTTAGAGAGATCTATACCTAGAGGCTATCACCTATGGAGGAGCTTTGAAGCTGGGTTTCACCTCTGATCAGTTGGATCCTCTGGCTTGAGAGCCGCCTGTCTTGCCTGTGCGATAGTGTGTGCTGGGGACTCGTGCTTACCAGGTGAGTCACTCTAGTAAACTAATATAGAGCAGAGATTTTAGCACTAGTCTCATGGCTGTTGCCACACCAGATAACTTAAACATAATAtatctgtctgtgctgctcctgTATCAATGGAGGGACATGTTTTAGTTGGTTGTGGTTAGACTGGTGATTTTGCCAGATTGCCTTTTAGTTTGGGGTGAAAATAAATTTACTGTAGGGTTAAGAACAAAGTCTGCTTTAAGCACGTTTGATGTCGAGGTATCCATGATTAGCTCATGTATTGGCAGTTCAGTTGACTGGGCTGGCCATATGGGCCAAGTTCTTTGCCTCACCTGTTTAACTTGCTCTGTTAGTCAGCAAGAGAGTATTTCATTGTTAGTAGGGCTGACAACTGAATTCAAATGTTTGATGTTCATCgttttaaacattcattttatttttaggtcGTGTGGcactggtttatttatttaagtattaaataaagtaaagcaGACTTTGTCAGCCCACATACTACACCTTGAATTCATTAGTGAAACCGGGTTTCCCCAGTGTATTTTCTGAAAGCTGGTACACTGGAGCAGTCAGGAGTGTTTGATGAGGCAGTGCAGCTGTCTCCTGTTTGCTCAGTCAGTGGGAAAGCAGGTGGACAGGTCGTTTTGTTGCTCACCTGCCCAGCTAACCTCACTTTCAGCCCCGCTTCCTCTCCTGGTTTCTGACTCCGTCTCTTCATATTTTTCAGGGGTTTGATAAA
The window above is part of the Anabas testudineus chromosome 17, fAnaTes1.2, whole genome shotgun sequence genome. Proteins encoded here:
- the bokb gene encoding bcl-2-related ovarian killer protein homolog B, which encodes MEVLRRSSVFAAEVLDVFDRSLTEKELVSQSKALCRDYILSRLNQNGLGWSKTELNLSPSNAALADVSLVLLCLGDELECIQPSLWRNVARQLNISVAMENMVSDAFIGVATEIFSTGITWGKVVSMYAVAGALAVDCVRQGHPSTVHIIVDSLGQFVRRFLVPWLKRRGGWAEISKCVVKKDLSPEHHWLSSVIESLKYFLTTMYVCIMKEP